The following coding sequences are from one Paenibacillus sp. FSL R5-0912 window:
- a CDS encoding putative baseplate assembly protein — protein MPNNVPTLDKRDQEQLVPELRRLIYQYCRKEWTDLPELTADKKADALVHIFTGMLGKVIGRLNKAPEKNFTSFLNLIGIHPTPPRAAKVPLLFKLKPDADNFSTIPAGTRVSAQPENQPEVIFETEKDLTVIQPRLVRAVSLDPEEDQWTNQDYLFAEEPTGRSAKLFRGDSTVVHRLYLGHPELFGFQEAGSRVSVYFNKPDAALATDAKSQRGARDLLMDMDWFCFDEEGNTVQLFPSMAESAEDSAWRAVVQFDQLSGVHAKTLAGYEQAEVLREWPGKWIFAELKKPITSSTQMPDIEDIRIGLNVVSPLPLAPDVTVNNGTLLDMGKDYYPFGDKPKVNDTFYIACSEAFSKPGSRITLKVELSEPEISKLPDTPYVRLGWEYWNGKEWLAISGLEELRGDGTAGSEDRTGSAATLTASGTLSFECPGIKLLTLGGEERYWIRARITGGNYGEDAKYEYQDEEVKLGEGSINVAKLKVTQASYAPPSIRRLSVAYSYTLESHPQTVLTENNFSFADKSAACLADGVYFKPFYPCAELEPVFYLGFDRDIRNLPVSLFFPLTGEQLGRPVVAWEYWDGRRWLTLSVNDEIRGFTRREILQFAFPADIEKRPLFGTEHYWIRARLDEGRFEIVPQVDAITTNVVWARNSNAVTGEIPGSSNGEENQSFQLSKTPVLPGQSLSIREASGQGEWVLWEEVDTFSVSGPDGRHYMLDRSSGTVIFGDGKNGMIPQAGTDNIKCDYKHGGGASGNVAAGTITKIWDSYSWLDSVTNPVAADGGFDQEEAEQAEIRGPHTLKSWNRGVTAEDMEWLVREAMPQIAKVKCLSAMNRDLEFVPGTATIIVVPETEDPKPVPSQELLSEIESYLCERTSAVLNTSEPGIEVTGPDYVRIGVEAAVAFTSADQRKVAEGRIIDNLKRFFHPLYGGDGGTGWELGQNLYVSEVYAVIKNTPGVDYVSGIAIQSSVQCYTLKLEPLENGPYKPLASYPKYSVVRSDDNSIQFALAEPVEAGSEVKSLVLKGFKENGIIRLRYRNYEPVELIVRSINGDILECQTLDEEPLERSYPEGSDLEFDITDDLTVRTYILNGLDAGVASFFVKTAVFEQKDIVFLSRTDEYVNTTPLKIHGISSENIFLEEDELICGGMQLVNKPEEHIFPYLMDKSSGLLHDLTGTTADCRLEAILKEERKYLTGLSGLPETAKRCPYCFPLEQ, from the coding sequence ATGCCAAACAATGTGCCTACCCTAGATAAGCGGGATCAGGAACAGCTGGTTCCGGAGCTTAGACGTTTAATCTACCAGTACTGCCGCAAAGAATGGACAGATTTGCCGGAGCTTACGGCAGACAAGAAGGCGGATGCGCTGGTCCATATCTTTACCGGGATGCTGGGCAAAGTCATCGGCCGGCTGAACAAGGCCCCCGAGAAGAACTTCACCTCCTTTCTGAATCTGATCGGCATTCATCCCACACCACCCAGAGCAGCCAAAGTACCGCTGCTCTTCAAGCTGAAGCCGGATGCGGACAACTTCAGTACCATTCCGGCAGGGACCCGGGTATCGGCCCAGCCCGAGAATCAGCCGGAGGTGATTTTTGAAACCGAGAAGGATTTGACGGTCATCCAGCCGCGGCTGGTCAGGGCCGTGAGTCTTGACCCCGAAGAGGACCAGTGGACCAATCAGGATTATCTGTTTGCTGAGGAGCCCACCGGCCGGAGTGCCAAATTGTTCCGAGGTGATTCGACGGTGGTCCACAGGCTGTACCTGGGACATCCGGAGCTGTTCGGATTCCAGGAAGCGGGCAGCCGTGTGTCGGTATATTTCAACAAGCCGGATGCAGCACTGGCGACAGACGCGAAGAGCCAGCGCGGAGCCCGGGATCTGCTCATGGATATGGACTGGTTCTGCTTCGACGAAGAAGGGAACACCGTGCAGCTGTTCCCTTCAATGGCCGAGTCCGCGGAGGATTCCGCCTGGAGGGCAGTAGTTCAGTTCGATCAGCTGTCCGGAGTGCATGCGAAGACACTTGCCGGATACGAACAGGCGGAGGTTCTGCGGGAATGGCCCGGCAAGTGGATATTTGCCGAGCTGAAGAAGCCTATCACCTCCAGTACTCAGATGCCGGATATCGAAGATATCCGCATCGGGCTGAACGTAGTCAGTCCGCTGCCGCTCGCACCGGATGTTACGGTGAACAACGGTACTCTGCTGGACATGGGCAAGGATTATTATCCTTTCGGGGACAAGCCCAAAGTGAATGACACCTTCTATATCGCCTGCAGCGAAGCCTTCTCCAAGCCGGGTTCCCGGATTACGCTGAAGGTCGAGCTGTCTGAACCGGAGATCAGCAAGCTGCCGGATACGCCGTATGTGAGACTCGGCTGGGAGTACTGGAACGGTAAGGAATGGCTCGCGATCTCCGGCCTGGAAGAGCTGCGAGGCGATGGCACTGCGGGCTCAGAAGACAGAACAGGCAGCGCAGCTACTCTGACTGCCAGTGGAACGCTAAGCTTCGAATGTCCGGGAATCAAGCTGCTGACGCTGGGCGGTGAAGAGCGCTATTGGATTCGTGCCCGCATCACGGGCGGCAATTATGGTGAGGATGCGAAATATGAATACCAGGATGAAGAGGTCAAGCTGGGAGAGGGAAGCATCAATGTCGCCAAGCTGAAGGTTACGCAGGCTTCCTATGCCCCGCCTTCCATCCGGAGGCTCAGCGTTGCCTACAGCTACACGCTGGAGTCGCATCCCCAAACCGTGCTTACAGAGAATAATTTCAGCTTCGCGGACAAGTCGGCGGCATGCCTGGCTGATGGGGTGTATTTTAAGCCCTTCTACCCTTGCGCAGAGCTGGAGCCTGTCTTTTATCTCGGCTTTGACCGTGACATCCGCAATCTGCCGGTCTCGCTCTTTTTTCCGCTAACCGGTGAACAGCTGGGACGTCCGGTTGTTGCCTGGGAGTACTGGGACGGCAGAAGATGGCTGACATTAAGTGTAAATGACGAGATCAGGGGCTTCACCCGCAGGGAGATCCTGCAGTTTGCCTTCCCGGCGGACATCGAGAAGCGGCCGCTGTTCGGAACAGAGCACTATTGGATCCGTGCCCGGCTGGATGAAGGACGTTTTGAGATTGTCCCTCAGGTCGATGCCATAACTACAAATGTGGTATGGGCCCGCAATTCGAATGCTGTAACCGGGGAGATTCCGGGCTCCAGCAATGGTGAAGAGAACCAGAGCTTTCAGCTATCGAAGACGCCTGTGCTCCCCGGGCAGAGCCTCAGTATCCGAGAGGCATCAGGACAAGGGGAATGGGTGCTCTGGGAGGAGGTCGATACCTTTTCGGTATCCGGGCCGGACGGCAGACACTACATGCTGGACAGAAGCAGCGGAACGGTTATTTTCGGGGACGGTAAGAACGGCATGATTCCACAGGCGGGAACGGATAACATCAAGTGCGATTATAAGCATGGCGGCGGAGCATCCGGCAATGTTGCCGCAGGCACCATCACCAAGATATGGGACAGCTACAGCTGGCTGGATTCGGTGACGAACCCCGTAGCGGCGGACGGCGGCTTCGACCAGGAGGAAGCGGAGCAGGCAGAGATCCGCGGGCCGCATACGCTGAAGAGCTGGAACAGAGGCGTAACCGCCGAGGATATGGAATGGCTGGTGCGAGAGGCGATGCCCCAGATTGCCAAGGTGAAATGTCTCAGTGCGATGAACCGTGATCTGGAATTCGTTCCGGGTACAGCAACAATCATTGTAGTGCCGGAGACAGAGGATCCGAAGCCTGTCCCCAGTCAGGAATTGCTGAGTGAAATTGAGTCCTATCTGTGCGAACGGACCTCGGCGGTTCTGAACACAAGCGAACCGGGAATTGAAGTGACAGGTCCGGATTATGTCCGGATCGGGGTAGAGGCAGCCGTTGCGTTCACCTCGGCAGATCAGCGGAAGGTGGCGGAGGGCCGGATTATTGACAACCTGAAGCGGTTTTTTCACCCGCTCTATGGCGGGGACGGAGGTACGGGCTGGGAGCTGGGCCAGAACCTGTATGTGTCCGAGGTCTATGCTGTGATCAAGAATACGCCGGGTGTTGATTATGTATCGGGTATTGCCATCCAGTCTTCGGTTCAGTGCTATACGCTGAAGCTTGAGCCCTTGGAGAACGGTCCGTATAAGCCCCTGGCCTCCTATCCGAAATACAGCGTGGTCCGCTCTGACGACAACTCCATTCAATTTGCGCTGGCAGAGCCGGTGGAGGCCGGGAGCGAAGTGAAGTCACTGGTGCTTAAGGGATTCAAGGAGAATGGAATCATCAGGCTCCGCTACAGAAACTATGAGCCGGTAGAGCTGATTGTCCGCTCCATTAACGGCGACATTCTGGAATGTCAGACCCTGGACGAGGAACCGCTGGAACGGAGCTATCCCGAGGGCAGCGACCTTGAATTCGACATCACCGATGATCTGACGGTCCGCACCTATATTCTGAATGGATTGGACGCGGGTGTGGCTTCCTTTTTTGTCAAAACCGCCGTATTCGAGCAGAAGGATATTGTCTTCCTGAGCCGGACGGATGAGTATGTCAACACGACCCCGCTCAAAATCCATGGAATCAGCAGCGAGAATATTTTCCTGGAAGAGGATGAGCTGATCTGCGGCGGGATGCAGCTGGTGAACAAGCCGGAGGAGCATATCTTTCCCTATCTTATGGATAAGAGTTCAGGCCTGCTCCATGACTTGACCGGGACAACGGCAGACTGCAGGCTGGAAGCCATCCTCAAGGAGGAACGCAAGTATCTGACAGGACTGTCCGGTCTGCCGGAGACGGCGAAGCGGTGTCCGTATTGTTTTCCCTTGGAACAGTAA
- a CDS encoding GPW/gp25 family protein, producing MEVVDFLGRGWKYPFAVQRGSINSSDGEASIRESIIMILSTARGERVMRPDFGCRLNELVFAPNTMSTATLLRSYIEEALQNWEPRIEVDDITVTPRSDRSELEVSIDYSIRASNSKYNLVYPFFLESVGK from the coding sequence ATGGAAGTCGTAGATTTTTTGGGACGGGGCTGGAAATATCCCTTCGCTGTCCAGAGGGGGAGCATTAATTCTTCAGATGGAGAAGCTTCCATCCGGGAATCGATCATCATGATCCTGTCAACCGCCCGAGGCGAACGGGTGATGCGGCCGGATTTCGGCTGCAGGCTGAACGAGCTGGTATTCGCGCCGAATACAATGAGCACCGCTACGCTGCTCAGAAGCTATATTGAAGAGGCACTGCAGAACTGGGAGCCGCGGATTGAAGTGGATGATATTACGGTCACTCCCCGCTCGGACCGCTCTGAACTGGAAGTGTCCATTGACTATTCGATCAGGGCCAGTAACAGCAAATATAATCTGGTCTATCCATTCTTCCTTGAAAGTGTGGGGAAATAA
- a CDS encoding PAAR domain-containing protein: protein MGQPAAKKGDRILATDTHIVMLPAGSALVPTPLPHPFTGILDGALSANVKIMGRPAATVDSTATNTPAHVPQGGPFQKPPTNQGKIIAGSASVKINGKMAARNSDPALTCNDPADLPAGKVVAAGTVLIGG from the coding sequence ATGGGACAGCCTGCAGCGAAAAAAGGCGACCGTATTCTGGCGACCGATACACATATCGTAATGCTTCCGGCCGGATCGGCGCTCGTTCCGACACCCTTGCCCCATCCCTTCACAGGCATACTGGACGGCGCACTTAGCGCAAATGTGAAGATTATGGGCAGGCCGGCAGCTACTGTGGATTCCACGGCCACCAATACACCGGCCCATGTTCCGCAGGGAGGCCCTTTTCAAAAGCCTCCAACCAATCAGGGGAAAATCATTGCCGGAAGCGCATCGGTAAAAATCAACGGGAAAATGGCCGCCAGAAACAGCGATCCGGCGCTGACATGCAATGATCCGGCCGACCTGCCGGCAGGCAAGGTGGTTGCGGCAGGAACGGTCTTAATAGGAGGCTGA
- a CDS encoding phage baseplate assembly protein V, which produces MNEGPSITNFVDSIINEGRIFGVMVGIVINNDSANHADKPGPGRVKVKIPLMGMPESNWARMASWMAGKERGAFCLPEVDDEVLVAFENGDVNRPYVIGSLWNGKDIPPETNKDGKNNIRLFKSRSGHILQFADTQGEESITLTSAKGHVIKLDDKSGAEQIRITDKSGKNQIVVDTKANKLSLLSGQDIVISAPSGKLSLSAKSIEMKSSADTKLEASAGMDVKAAASLNIKGATVNIN; this is translated from the coding sequence ATGAATGAAGGACCTTCAATTACCAATTTTGTCGACAGCATCATTAACGAGGGACGGATCTTCGGTGTGATGGTGGGCATTGTCATCAACAATGATTCTGCGAACCATGCGGATAAGCCCGGCCCCGGACGGGTGAAGGTGAAGATCCCGCTGATGGGGATGCCGGAATCCAACTGGGCCCGTATGGCTTCCTGGATGGCGGGGAAGGAGCGGGGAGCCTTTTGTCTGCCGGAGGTGGACGACGAGGTGCTGGTCGCTTTTGAGAACGGGGATGTCAACCGCCCCTATGTGATCGGGTCCTTGTGGAACGGCAAGGATATCCCGCCGGAGACCAACAAGGACGGTAAGAATAATATCCGTCTGTTCAAATCCCGCAGCGGACACATCCTGCAGTTTGCCGACACCCAGGGAGAAGAGAGCATCACACTCACTTCCGCCAAAGGCCATGTCATCAAGCTGGACGACAAAAGCGGCGCGGAGCAGATACGGATCACCGACAAATCAGGCAAGAACCAAATCGTCGTGGATACCAAAGCGAATAAGCTGTCGTTACTGTCCGGACAGGATATTGTCATTTCCGCACCAAGCGGGAAGCTGTCCCTCTCCGCCAAATCGATTGAAATGAAATCATCGGCAGATACCAAGCTCGAAGCTTCGGCCGGGATGGATGTCAAGGCGGCAGCCAGCCTGAATATCAAAGGGGCTACGGTCAACATCAATTAG
- a CDS encoding phage late control D family protein, translating into MGTSVANYKIELNGSKLSAELTAAVEGVTLEDEINLPAVFSIQMNMVNSGSGMWRGTDLASIKPGDQLKLSLGLDKPEPMISGEITSLDLNFAEHSVLDIRGYDLLHRLRMGTRSKAFLKKKDSDIASEIAKEHGLTPVVDDTGTVYPYLFQNNQSNYEFLLERAAMLDYELYVADKKLYFVKSRSVKAPALPEMSFKKDFERLNLELRALTRGSTVKVKGWDVKEKKELEASAKSGDETTKMGGQQDGFSLSAKAIGESPIAIMAENLLDMNEAKRLASAAYNSRLRDFIAGEGMCWGNPQLRAGQTVKLMGMGERFSGIYYVVSTVHKIDSKGYTTTFKVKRTGL; encoded by the coding sequence ATGGGCACCAGTGTAGCGAATTACAAGATTGAGCTGAACGGGAGCAAGCTGTCCGCTGAGCTGACAGCGGCGGTGGAAGGAGTCACGCTGGAGGATGAGATCAATCTGCCGGCTGTTTTCTCCATCCAGATGAATATGGTGAATTCCGGAAGCGGCATGTGGCGGGGAACGGATCTGGCGAGCATCAAGCCGGGAGACCAATTGAAGCTGTCGCTTGGACTCGACAAGCCTGAGCCGATGATCAGCGGGGAGATTACCTCACTTGATCTGAATTTCGCGGAGCATTCCGTCCTGGACATCCGCGGGTATGACCTGCTGCACAGGCTGCGTATGGGAACGAGAAGCAAAGCTTTTCTGAAGAAGAAGGACAGCGATATTGCTTCGGAAATCGCCAAGGAGCATGGACTGACCCCGGTAGTGGATGATACGGGGACTGTGTACCCTTACCTGTTCCAGAATAATCAGAGCAATTACGAATTTCTGCTGGAACGGGCGGCCATGCTCGATTATGAGCTCTACGTGGCCGACAAGAAGCTGTATTTCGTCAAATCCCGGTCTGTGAAAGCCCCGGCCCTGCCGGAGATGAGCTTCAAGAAGGACTTCGAACGGCTGAATCTGGAGCTGAGAGCTCTTACCCGGGGAAGCACGGTGAAGGTCAAGGGCTGGGATGTGAAGGAGAAGAAGGAGCTGGAGGCCAGCGCTAAGAGCGGAGACGAGACGACCAAGATGGGCGGACAGCAAGACGGCTTCTCCTTGAGCGCCAAGGCCATCGGGGAATCGCCGATCGCCATTATGGCGGAGAATCTGCTGGATATGAATGAGGCCAAGCGGCTTGCTTCCGCTGCCTACAACAGCCGCCTGCGTGATTTCATCGCCGGGGAGGGCATGTGCTGGGGGAACCCGCAGCTGCGGGCCGGTCAGACGGTGAAGCTGATGGGCATGGGTGAGCGCTTCAGCGGCATTTATTATGTAGTATCCACGGTTCACAAGATAGATAGCAAGGGCTATACAACGACTTTTAAGGTGAAGAGGACTGGCCTATGA
- a CDS encoding CIS tube protein — translation MAEKAKIIPVDIPIGPIEVMFNPNEYTVSFEGKYTGDKNNKQFQITETPELKVSLFYDTYEQRTDVRKKTKQLTSLLDPKVSGKSTKKPPKCRFVWGGFTYLGLLSKIEQKFTMFMDNGTPVRSLLDVTFITDESDKTVEDSMGLNACRKLWVVKSGDRLDLIANEALKEPLAWRRIAELNRIVNPIGFPGKNDIGRTLVIPD, via the coding sequence ATGGCGGAGAAAGCGAAAATTATTCCCGTGGATATTCCCATAGGACCCATTGAGGTCATGTTCAACCCCAACGAGTACACCGTTTCATTCGAGGGGAAATATACCGGGGATAAGAACAACAAGCAATTTCAAATCACTGAAACACCGGAGCTGAAGGTGTCCTTATTCTATGATACTTATGAGCAGCGCACGGATGTGCGCAAGAAGACCAAGCAGCTAACCTCGCTGCTTGACCCCAAGGTAAGCGGAAAGAGTACGAAAAAGCCGCCGAAATGCAGGTTCGTCTGGGGCGGCTTCACCTACCTTGGCCTTCTCAGCAAGATTGAGCAGAAGTTCACGATGTTTATGGATAACGGCACACCGGTCCGCTCACTGCTCGATGTAACCTTCATTACAGATGAGTCGGACAAAACTGTGGAAGACAGCATGGGTCTTAATGCCTGCCGGAAGCTATGGGTTGTGAAAAGCGGCGACAGGCTCGACCTCATTGCGAATGAGGCGCTGAAGGAGCCCCTGGCGTGGCGCAGGATTGCCGAGCTGAACCGGATTGTCAATCCGATCGGCTTTCCTGGAAAAAATGATATCGGGAGAACCTTGGTCATCCCGGATTAA
- a CDS encoding phage tail protein, which produces MKANMLNIGAKSNWTPGYREDPYLAFNFIVEIDGISVAGFSEVSGLSIETQVERKTFGGENHKEFVFLGQTKYSDLTLKNGVTNDEYLWNWYQNVVNGVVKRRSGSICLLDHSGTPKVWWNFIEACPIKWEGPAFSASSSAVAVESLVLTHNGLYRYR; this is translated from the coding sequence ATGAAGGCAAATATGCTAAATATCGGTGCGAAAAGCAATTGGACCCCCGGTTACAGGGAAGATCCCTATCTTGCCTTTAACTTTATAGTGGAGATTGACGGGATCTCCGTCGCCGGCTTCTCCGAGGTCTCGGGACTCAGTATTGAGACCCAGGTGGAGCGTAAAACCTTCGGCGGTGAGAACCATAAGGAATTTGTTTTCCTTGGACAGACCAAATACTCGGATCTGACCTTGAAGAACGGGGTCACGAACGATGAATATCTGTGGAATTGGTATCAGAATGTGGTGAATGGAGTAGTCAAACGGCGCAGCGGGTCCATCTGTCTGCTGGATCATTCCGGCACGCCCAAGGTGTGGTGGAACTTCATCGAAGCTTGTCCCATCAAATGGGAAGGGCCGGCGTTCAGCGCCAGCAGCAGCGCGGTGGCTGTGGAGAGTCTGGTTCTGACTCATAACGGGCTGTACAGGTACCGGTAA
- a CDS encoding DUF6760 family protein, which yields MVGYPLDRLYEEVAFLTYYLHWDYTAVLNLEHPERERWCSEVSKINQRLSGGEEKKNFFEA from the coding sequence ATAGTCGGCTACCCCCTTGACCGCCTCTACGAGGAGGTAGCCTTTCTAACCTACTATCTCCATTGGGACTATACAGCTGTGCTGAACCTGGAGCACCCGGAACGGGAGCGATGGTGCAGCGAAGTCAGCAAAATCAACCAAAGGCTGAGTGGCGGGGAAGAGAAGAAGAACTTCTTTGAGGCTTAG
- a CDS encoding phage tail protein, translating into MATGKRLDPYRNYRFRVVIDGIQTAAFADATIPDTSTEAVDYREGIDAPHARKLSGLTKFGNITLKKGLTDSLELYNWRKSIEDKGALKNRKSLSIILVDEEGNDKAQWDILEAWPIKYDVSALSAKGNEVSVESMELVHEGVRRVK; encoded by the coding sequence ATGGCAACCGGCAAAAGATTGGATCCGTACCGCAATTACCGCTTCCGGGTCGTGATTGACGGTATTCAAACCGCAGCATTCGCTGATGCAACCATTCCGGACACCTCCACAGAAGCTGTGGATTACCGCGAGGGCATCGATGCTCCGCATGCACGCAAGCTGTCCGGATTGACCAAATTCGGGAACATCACCTTGAAAAAAGGTCTGACCGACTCCCTGGAGCTCTACAACTGGCGCAAGTCGATTGAAGACAAGGGTGCGCTGAAGAACCGCAAGAGCTTGTCGATCATCCTGGTGGATGAAGAAGGCAATGACAAGGCGCAGTGGGATATCCTCGAAGCCTGGCCGATCAAGTACGATGTCAGCGCGCTTAGCGCCAAAGGGAATGAGGTTTCCGTCGAATCGATGGAGCTGGTGCATGAAGGCGTACGCAGAGTGAAATAG
- a CDS encoding phage tail sheath family protein: MANYLSPGVYVEEVSSGVKPIAGVGTSVGAFVGIAEKGVIGKAVLVTNWSQFVNEFGQFIPNGYLAYAVYSFFAEGGTSCYVVRAASNDIRPASLTVRDTDNLDLFKVIARSEGDWGNRISVKISPSSNKQQFGFKMVVQYMLDSDFDDEYTGEDEDGKIVEIFDNMLLINFEEKVNQVSAFVSVKPLVDLTILENMEKTPAFNETALSLGGGVNGMSPIDFLGDSVTRAGIHAFDTIDGINIVAAPDLADMAYSRGTILDMLNYCKLRKDCIFIVDPPHGLNPQEVKDFKEGAGEYSGNSFNTSYGALYYPWVYINDPLTGKQKLVPPSGAIAGTYAYVDSMRGVHKAPAGTTDGYLDSVVGIEKIITKAEQGLLNPDGINVIRSLPEGICVWGARTLSSDSEWNYVNVRRLMMYIEESLDEGSQWVVFEPNDPSLWGKVKRNLTAFLTRVWRDGALYGTTQEEAFFVKVDEENNPPAVRDAGQLIIEVGVAPVKPAEFVVIRVSQKTLSK; encoded by the coding sequence ATGGCAAATTATTTATCGCCAGGCGTGTACGTAGAGGAAGTCTCAAGCGGTGTCAAGCCGATTGCCGGTGTAGGCACATCTGTAGGGGCGTTCGTGGGGATCGCAGAGAAAGGCGTGATCGGCAAAGCGGTACTCGTCACAAACTGGAGCCAATTCGTCAATGAATTCGGCCAATTTATCCCGAATGGCTATCTGGCTTATGCCGTGTACAGCTTTTTCGCGGAAGGAGGAACCTCCTGCTACGTGGTAAGAGCCGCTTCCAACGATATCCGGCCTGCATCGCTTACAGTCAGAGATACAGATAACCTGGATCTCTTCAAGGTGATTGCACGCTCGGAAGGGGATTGGGGTAACCGGATCTCTGTGAAGATCAGCCCGTCCTCCAATAAGCAGCAGTTTGGCTTCAAGATGGTGGTCCAGTATATGCTGGACAGCGATTTTGATGATGAATACACCGGGGAAGACGAGGACGGCAAAATCGTCGAAATCTTCGATAATATGCTGCTGATCAATTTCGAGGAGAAGGTGAATCAGGTTTCCGCGTTTGTCAGCGTGAAGCCGCTGGTCGATCTGACCATTCTCGAAAATATGGAAAAGACACCAGCCTTCAATGAAACAGCCCTGTCGCTCGGCGGCGGTGTGAACGGGATGTCTCCGATTGATTTCCTGGGCGACTCGGTCACCCGGGCGGGCATCCATGCCTTTGATACGATTGACGGCATCAACATTGTGGCTGCGCCGGACCTTGCGGATATGGCCTACAGCCGGGGCACGATTCTGGACATGCTGAACTACTGCAAGCTGAGAAAAGACTGTATCTTCATCGTTGACCCTCCGCATGGGCTGAACCCGCAGGAGGTCAAGGATTTCAAGGAAGGCGCAGGCGAATACTCGGGGAATTCGTTCAACACCTCTTATGGAGCCCTCTATTATCCATGGGTCTACATTAACGATCCGCTCACAGGCAAGCAGAAGCTTGTTCCGCCGTCAGGCGCTATCGCCGGTACGTATGCTTACGTCGATTCCATGCGCGGTGTCCACAAAGCACCGGCAGGCACCACGGACGGCTATCTGGATTCCGTAGTCGGCATTGAGAAGATCATCACCAAAGCGGAGCAGGGACTGCTCAATCCGGACGGTATCAACGTCATCCGCTCCCTGCCGGAAGGCATTTGCGTCTGGGGGGCCAGAACGCTGTCCTCCGATTCCGAATGGAATTACGTCAACGTCCGGCGCCTGATGATGTACATTGAGGAATCGCTGGATGAGGGCAGCCAGTGGGTGGTATTCGAACCGAATGATCCAAGCCTCTGGGGCAAGGTGAAACGCAACCTTACAGCCTTCCTGACCCGTGTCTGGAGAGACGGCGCACTCTATGGAACTACACAGGAAGAAGCCTTTTTCGTCAAAGTGGACGAAGAGAACAATCCTCCTGCCGTGCGGGATGCAGGCCAGCTGATTATTGAAGTCGGCGTGGCACCGGTCAAGCCTGCTGAATTCGTAGTCATCCGGGTCAGCCAGAAGACCCTGTCCAAATAA
- a CDS encoding DUF4255 domain-containing protein: MAVDTGTVIRDVSTSLKTLLKANVPELNDDSFISFGSPSDIDSSTMKLSMCLYYLSHSPSMRNSEKEEIGGTNEFLYPPAYLDLYYLLTPYAKDRETEQLILGRIFQLFHEHPVLSGTDLKGNLAECGNEKIRISYNNLTIQDIKQLWEVFPGKPAKVSLSYLVSPVRLPADKTIMIPRVEVKELGIHPM; the protein is encoded by the coding sequence ATGGCCGTGGATACCGGTACGGTAATAAGAGATGTCAGCACCAGCCTGAAGACGCTGTTGAAGGCAAATGTGCCTGAGCTGAACGACGACAGCTTCATCAGCTTCGGCTCACCCAGCGACATTGACAGCTCAACGATGAAGCTCTCGATGTGCTTGTATTATTTGAGCCATAGCCCGAGCATGCGCAACAGTGAGAAGGAAGAGATCGGCGGCACGAACGAGTTCCTGTATCCGCCGGCTTATCTGGATTTGTACTATCTGCTCACACCGTATGCCAAGGACAGGGAAACGGAGCAGCTTATTCTGGGCAGAATCTTTCAGCTGTTCCATGAGCATCCGGTGCTCAGCGGCACTGACCTGAAGGGCAATCTCGCCGAATGCGGCAACGAGAAGATCCGGATCTCCTACAACAATCTGACGATTCAGGATATCAAGCAGCTGTGGGAGGTTTTTCCGGGAAAGCCTGCGAAGGTGAGCCTGTCCTATCTGGTGTCACCGGTAAGACTGCCGGCGGATAAGACGATCATGATTCCAAGGGTTGAAGTTAAGGAGCTGGGGATTCATCCCATGTAG